Proteins found in one Chloroflexota bacterium genomic segment:
- a CDS encoding SDR family NAD(P)-dependent oxidoreductase has product MEARTILIGSATARTGEAVISAFLDAGYQVATTARNRDRLQAALSRIPHGDTVLGIEADLAEADQAISAVEQTCAAFGHLDAATLLSGSFDQREVTETTLADLQHQIEANLYTSYNLVRAVLPAMLAQGHGHIITIAGGSAFDPAPGRALFGASKAAVVTFTKGVARDYKQRGIVPTCLVAGTIATVEAEQYLDEEDMRNAVSLDEFANALVFLASPEATGFAGSILELYAREVD; this is encoded by the coding sequence ATGGAAGCTCGAACAATTCTTATCGGGAGTGCAACTGCCCGGACAGGTGAAGCCGTAATCTCGGCATTTCTCGATGCCGGTTACCAGGTGGCCACGACGGCACGCAATCGTGACCGCCTGCAGGCTGCGCTGAGCCGGATTCCACATGGGGATACGGTGCTGGGAATAGAGGCGGATCTCGCAGAGGCGGATCAAGCCATTTCCGCAGTAGAGCAGACCTGCGCCGCGTTTGGGCACTTGGATGCGGCGACGCTCCTCTCCGGCAGCTTCGATCAACGCGAGGTAACAGAGACGACCTTGGCGGACTTGCAACATCAGATCGAGGCGAACCTCTACACGAGCTACAATCTTGTGCGCGCGGTTCTGCCGGCGATGCTGGCGCAGGGGCATGGGCATATCATCACGATTGCCGGGGGCAGCGCCTTTGATCCGGCCCCGGGACGCGCGCTATTCGGCGCGAGCAAGGCCGCGGTGGTCACGTTCACCAAAGGTGTGGCGCGCGACTACAAGCAGCGCGGCATTGTACCCACGTGCCTTGTGGCGGGCACGATCGCAACCGTGGAGGCGGAACAATACCTCGATGAAGAAGACATGCGCAACGCCGTGAGCCTCGACGAATTTGCCAACGCCTTGGTGTTTCTTGCTTCACCGGAGGCCACCGGCTTCGCGGGCAGCATTCTGGAACTCTACGCGCGGGAGGTAGACTAG